One region of Mucilaginibacter gotjawali genomic DNA includes:
- a CDS encoding GH32 C-terminal domain-containing protein, with the protein MDLQTNSLNDFALELANSNNEKLIIGFDKNANQYFIDRTKAGVHDFNKDFAGIFKAPRFVANKSVKLTLVVDRASVEIFADGGATVMTCIFFTEKPLNKVSILSDSAIRIKSLSIAGLKSIW; encoded by the coding sequence TTGGATCTTCAAACCAACTCCTTAAATGATTTTGCGTTAGAACTTGCTAACAGTAACAATGAAAAACTGATAATTGGATTTGATAAAAATGCCAATCAATACTTTATAGACAGAACGAAAGCCGGAGTCCATGATTTTAATAAAGATTTTGCCGGTATTTTTAAAGCCCCGCGTTTTGTAGCAAACAAATCAGTTAAGCTTACCCTGGTTGTTGACAGGGCTTCGGTTGAAATTTTTGCGGATGGTGGCGCAACTGTAATGACTTGTATTTTCTTTACTGAAAAGCCTTTAAATAAGGTATCTATTTTGTCAGATAGCGCCATTCGTATCAAATCATTATCAATTGCCGGGCTGAAGTCTATCTGGTAA